Proteins encoded together in one Lysinibacter cavernae window:
- a CDS encoding ABC transporter ATP-binding protein, with product MSYTIETADLTKRFGSRVALNNISLQVPPGKIFGLIGPNGAGKTTTMRILLDIMRPTSGTVSVLGTSPHRGGVGLRRKIGYLPGELSLEGRVTGHALLSHYADLSGGVPRADITALTDRLDLDLSRQVHGLSKGNKQKLGIVQALMHRPPLLVLDEPTSGLDPLVQQTFLELVREARDAGQTVLLSSHVLSEIEQVADEVALLRRGEIATVSTVSALRESATRRVVAKLRGSTSILDTLTQVQGLTAIEHQPGEEADGVLHISGALEGSPDPFIKALARFDVLDVSIEAPNLEDAVLGLYEGGQTHER from the coding sequence ATGAGCTACACGATAGAAACAGCCGACCTCACCAAACGCTTTGGCAGCAGGGTCGCCCTCAACAACATCTCGCTCCAGGTCCCGCCAGGAAAAATCTTCGGCCTCATCGGACCAAACGGCGCAGGCAAGACCACAACCATGCGCATCCTGCTTGACATCATGCGGCCAACATCCGGCACCGTCAGCGTTCTTGGCACGTCCCCGCACCGCGGCGGCGTAGGCCTGCGGAGGAAGATCGGATACCTGCCCGGTGAGCTTTCGCTCGAAGGGCGGGTCACCGGCCACGCCCTCCTCTCGCACTACGCAGATCTCAGCGGCGGCGTACCCCGCGCCGACATCACGGCGCTCACGGACCGCCTCGATCTTGACCTCAGCCGACAGGTGCACGGGCTCTCAAAAGGAAATAAACAAAAGCTTGGCATCGTGCAGGCCCTCATGCACCGACCGCCGCTGCTGGTCCTTGACGAACCAACCAGCGGGCTCGACCCGCTCGTGCAGCAGACTTTTCTTGAACTCGTACGCGAGGCGAGGGATGCGGGGCAGACCGTCCTGCTCAGCTCGCACGTCCTCAGCGAAATCGAGCAGGTAGCCGACGAAGTTGCGCTCCTTCGCCGAGGCGAAATCGCCACCGTCAGCACCGTCTCCGCCCTTCGCGAATCGGCGACGCGCCGAGTTGTCGCCAAGCTACGCGGCTCGACGAGCATCCTCGACACCCTGACCCAGGTGCAAGGCCTCACCGCAATAGAACACCAGCCAGGCGAGGAGGCCGACGGCGTTCTGCACATCTCAGGAGCGCTCGAAGGATCACCAGACCCGTTCATCAAAGCACTCGCGCGCTTCGACGTTCTCGATGTGAGCATCGAAGCACCAAACCTTGAAGATGCCGTGCTTGGCCTCTACGAGGGAGGGCAGACACATGAGCGCTAG
- a CDS encoding ABC transporter substrate-binding protein, protein MSHRFRIGTAAAVIAALALTGCSSSDPLAADGAVKGSDGSGIIVGSADFPESQLIATIYAAALRAKDIEVTEKLNIGSREVYIPAIQDGSIDLLPEYNGALLQYFDAETDAVTPDEVSEALAGKLPEGLIALPKSDAQNGDVLTVTKETAEKYNLTTIEDLVAHADELVLGGPPEWKTRINGVKGLEQVYGLTFKDFSALDAGGPLTLSALLSGQIQVADLFSTDFAISENDLVTLEDNKKLFLAENIVPLISDAKASDEVKAVLQSVSDALTTEDLIEMNGRVAALEDMGDIAADFLKEKNLD, encoded by the coding sequence ATGTCACATCGTTTTCGAATCGGAACGGCCGCCGCGGTTATTGCCGCGCTTGCCCTCACCGGATGTTCATCATCCGACCCACTGGCCGCAGACGGCGCCGTGAAAGGATCTGACGGTTCAGGGATTATCGTTGGCTCTGCCGACTTCCCTGAGAGCCAACTCATCGCCACGATCTACGCCGCTGCGCTGCGTGCAAAGGACATCGAGGTCACCGAAAAGCTCAATATCGGCAGCCGCGAGGTGTACATTCCGGCTATTCAAGACGGCTCGATTGACCTGTTGCCTGAGTACAACGGTGCCCTGCTGCAGTACTTTGACGCCGAGACCGACGCCGTCACCCCAGATGAGGTGTCTGAGGCGCTTGCCGGCAAGCTTCCGGAGGGACTGATCGCGCTGCCAAAGTCAGACGCCCAGAACGGTGACGTGCTCACCGTGACCAAAGAGACGGCGGAGAAATACAACCTCACAACCATTGAGGATCTTGTGGCACACGCCGATGAGCTTGTGCTCGGAGGCCCACCTGAGTGGAAAACCCGCATCAACGGTGTGAAAGGCCTCGAACAGGTATACGGCCTCACCTTCAAAGACTTCTCCGCGCTGGATGCTGGCGGTCCGCTCACCCTGAGCGCCCTGCTCTCCGGCCAGATCCAGGTTGCCGACCTGTTCTCAACCGATTTTGCAATCAGCGAGAACGACCTGGTGACCCTTGAGGACAACAAGAAGCTCTTCCTTGCCGAGAACATTGTTCCGCTCATTAGCGACGCAAAAGCATCTGACGAGGTGAAGGCAGTGCTGCAGAGTGTGTCTGATGCCCTGACAACTGAGGACCTCATCGAAATGAACGGTCGTGTTGCTGCACTAGAAGACATGGGTGATATCGCAGCAGACTTCCTCAAAGAAAAGAACCTCGACTAA
- a CDS encoding ABC transporter permease subunit: MIDYLTDPAHWTGKDGIWMLLAEHLLYSFIALIVACAIAIPLGLYIGYTRKGQFLVAGLANALRALPTVGLLILMVMIISPFFASRLAFVIPSLIVLVLLAVPPILTSTYAGIMAVDASAVDAAKGMGFRPMRVLTQVQIPCATPLILSGIRSSLLQIISTATVAAYISLGGLGRLLIDGRAQNDYGQMAAGAVLVAALALVFELGLGYLTKRVVSPGLSRRTVKERRRETVGVPVPA, translated from the coding sequence GTGATCGATTACCTCACTGACCCAGCACACTGGACCGGTAAAGACGGCATCTGGATGCTGCTCGCCGAGCACCTGCTCTACTCGTTTATTGCGCTTATCGTTGCGTGCGCCATCGCCATTCCGCTTGGCCTGTACATCGGCTACACCCGCAAGGGCCAGTTTCTCGTTGCCGGCCTTGCGAACGCCCTCCGCGCGCTGCCGACGGTTGGTCTGCTCATCCTCATGGTTATGATCATTTCGCCGTTCTTTGCCTCGCGCCTCGCGTTTGTCATCCCGAGCCTGATCGTCCTTGTGCTGCTTGCGGTGCCGCCGATCCTGACCAGCACCTATGCCGGAATCATGGCCGTTGACGCGTCGGCCGTTGATGCCGCTAAGGGCATGGGCTTCCGCCCGATGCGCGTGTTGACCCAGGTGCAGATTCCGTGCGCAACGCCATTGATTTTGTCGGGCATCAGGAGTTCGCTGTTGCAGATTATCTCGACCGCTACGGTTGCCGCCTACATTTCGCTTGGTGGTCTCGGCCGCCTGCTGATTGATGGCAGGGCTCAGAACGACTACGGCCAAATGGCCGCAGGGGCTGTGCTTGTTGCGGCGCTTGCGCTCGTGTTTGAGCTTGGCCTTGGATATCTCACCAAGCGAGTCGTCTCGCCGGGGCTGTCTCGTCGAACGGTGAAAGAACGCCGTCGGGAGACGGTCGGCGTGCCGGTTCCCGCGTAA
- a CDS encoding IclR family transcriptional regulator, which yields MAADSSTKANSPRRAEPSSRADASTRTVERALSLLGVVCEQSDIALSEAANLVNLSPSTALRLLRTLEQTGFVRRDDRGLYSPGSRVIQFGALAVSQDSLITLCSERMHEIAEVTGESTYLSIRSIEESGVYIAIAEGTHSVRHTSWVGRSIPLRESAAGQALLGKGPPAGYVIAEQGVENDVTAIAAPIYSGTKIVAALSVVAPSYRMDDTKDHRIGTLLVDTASTIFPPMTGNRNSEHIS from the coding sequence ATGGCCGCAGACTCATCAACCAAGGCGAACTCGCCACGACGTGCCGAGCCGTCCTCTCGCGCCGACGCATCGACCAGAACAGTTGAGCGGGCGCTGAGCCTGCTCGGGGTCGTTTGCGAGCAGAGCGATATTGCCCTGAGCGAGGCCGCGAACCTCGTGAACCTCTCGCCGAGCACCGCGCTTCGGCTGCTGCGAACGCTTGAACAGACCGGTTTCGTCCGGCGCGACGACCGCGGTCTGTACAGCCCAGGAAGCCGGGTCATCCAGTTCGGAGCCCTTGCCGTGAGCCAGGATTCGCTCATCACCCTCTGCAGCGAGCGGATGCATGAGATCGCAGAGGTGACGGGCGAATCGACCTATCTGAGCATCCGTTCCATCGAGGAATCGGGCGTGTACATCGCCATCGCCGAGGGCACACACTCGGTGCGGCACACCAGCTGGGTTGGCCGCAGCATCCCGCTCAGGGAGAGTGCTGCAGGCCAGGCGCTGCTTGGTAAAGGTCCACCGGCCGGCTACGTGATTGCAGAGCAGGGCGTTGAAAACGATGTGACCGCAATCGCGGCGCCCATTTACTCTGGCACCAAAATCGTGGCAGCCCTGAGCGTCGTTGCGCCGAGCTATCGCATGGATGACACAAAAGATCACCGTATCGGAACGCTGCTGGTCGACACAGCGAGCACCATTTTCCCCCCAATGACCGGCAACAGAAACTCGGAACACATCTCATGA
- a CDS encoding ABC transporter ATP-binding protein, with the protein MITFDNVTKAYPDGTVAVDGLNLEAADGELTVLVGPSGCGKTTSLRMINRLIEPTSGSILLGNERTGDMDPALLRRRIGYVIQNAGLFPHRTIAENVATMPILLGEKRRTALIQAEELLERVGLPRTFAKRYPWQLSGGQQQRVGVARALASSPRYMLMDEPFSAVDPIVRAQLQDEFLRLQADIGKTIIMVTHDIDEALKLGDKVAVMRVGGKVAQLATPAELLANPADSFVADFLGRDRGYRFLGFVGVDGRVELTDEPVAVLGEPVPAHLGAEPWVLVLDTAQRPVGWVEPSTTDGPIREEHLNLSGTHARHDETMRQILDSALSSPSRRGVVVDGLGTFKGTVTASTVVAALEGVKVS; encoded by the coding sequence ATGATCACCTTTGATAACGTGACCAAGGCTTATCCAGACGGCACCGTCGCCGTTGACGGCCTCAACCTCGAGGCGGCTGATGGCGAGCTCACCGTGCTTGTTGGCCCTTCCGGCTGTGGCAAGACAACGTCGCTCCGCATGATCAATCGTCTCATCGAACCGACGTCTGGTTCGATCCTGCTTGGCAACGAGCGCACCGGAGATATGGACCCTGCCCTGCTCAGGCGTCGAATCGGCTACGTCATCCAGAACGCTGGCCTCTTTCCGCATCGCACGATCGCCGAGAACGTTGCGACGATGCCCATCCTGCTTGGCGAAAAACGGCGAACGGCGCTCATTCAGGCCGAGGAGCTGCTCGAGCGGGTTGGGCTGCCTCGTACGTTTGCTAAACGCTACCCTTGGCAGCTTTCGGGCGGCCAACAGCAGCGAGTTGGCGTGGCCAGAGCCCTCGCATCGAGCCCACGCTACATGCTCATGGATGAGCCGTTTAGCGCGGTCGACCCGATTGTGCGTGCCCAGCTGCAAGACGAATTCCTGCGGCTCCAAGCCGATATTGGCAAGACCATCATCATGGTGACCCACGACATCGACGAGGCACTCAAACTTGGCGACAAGGTCGCCGTCATGCGCGTTGGTGGCAAAGTTGCCCAACTTGCCACGCCTGCTGAGCTGCTAGCCAATCCAGCAGATAGCTTTGTTGCTGATTTCCTCGGGCGTGACCGCGGCTACCGTTTCCTCGGTTTTGTTGGCGTCGACGGCAGGGTGGAGCTGACCGACGAACCCGTCGCGGTGCTTGGCGAGCCCGTTCCTGCACACCTTGGCGCCGAGCCGTGGGTGCTGGTGCTTGATACCGCACAGCGCCCCGTTGGGTGGGTCGAGCCGTCAACAACCGACGGCCCCATCCGGGAGGAGCACCTCAACCTGAGCGGCACGCACGCACGTCACGATGAGACGATGCGTCAGATCCTTGACTCCGCACTGTCATCACCCAGCCGCCGCGGAGTTGTTGTTGACGGTCTTGGCACGTTCAAGGGCACCGTCACGGCATCCACCGTGGTTGCGGCACTCGAAGGGGTGAAAGTTTCGTGA
- a CDS encoding ABC transporter permease subunit, protein MSASRPLPLLRHSLRESWRSLIAWAVGLVAALSLYLPLFSSIGGNASMQDLIKSLPHELTAAIGYDNISTGSGYTQSTFFGLLGFVLVVIAGTGWGTAALASDEERGTLELTLAHGVTRTQVILERAASIALRFLALGAIVWGVIAALNGPSNLDLNLGNVGIAVLGLCGLGMLAAAASLTVGSIVGRRSIALMGGAGISVIAYVLNAVASQSDTLSALKDYSPYAWAYRSEPLVNGWDGSQLWLLYSLIALLLVIALAAFNRRDVGA, encoded by the coding sequence ATGAGCGCTAGCCGCCCGCTTCCACTGCTGCGCCACTCGCTCCGCGAGTCCTGGCGCTCGCTCATCGCCTGGGCCGTTGGACTCGTCGCGGCCCTCAGCCTGTATCTCCCGCTGTTCTCCTCCATCGGAGGCAACGCCTCGATGCAGGACCTCATCAAATCGCTCCCCCACGAACTCACCGCCGCAATCGGCTACGACAACATCAGCACGGGGTCTGGATACACCCAAAGCACCTTCTTCGGGCTCCTCGGTTTTGTGCTTGTCGTCATTGCTGGCACAGGCTGGGGAACCGCAGCCCTCGCCTCTGACGAAGAGCGAGGCACCCTCGAACTGACCCTCGCCCACGGCGTCACCCGGACCCAGGTGATACTTGAGCGCGCGGCATCCATCGCCCTGCGCTTTCTTGCCCTCGGAGCCATCGTTTGGGGCGTGATCGCTGCGCTCAACGGGCCAAGCAACCTCGACCTCAACCTCGGAAACGTCGGAATCGCGGTCCTTGGGCTGTGCGGGCTCGGGATGCTGGCCGCGGCCGCTTCCCTCACCGTTGGTTCCATCGTTGGCCGCCGCAGCATCGCACTCATGGGCGGCGCGGGAATCTCGGTCATCGCATATGTGCTCAACGCCGTGGCAAGCCAGTCGGACACGCTTTCCGCGCTCAAGGATTACTCGCCATATGCGTGGGCGTACCGAAGCGAACCGCTCGTGAACGGCTGGGACGGCAGCCAACTCTGGTTGCTCTACTCGCTCATCGCGCTGCTGCTCGTCATCGCGCTGGCGGCATTCAACCGCCGTGACGTGGGGGCGTAG
- a CDS encoding aromatic amino acid lyase produces the protein MLVLNGTHLSLDELVSAVRSHEAVSLSAEARERVNRSREQAVDAASRRDVYGRTTGVGANKTAAIAKDDSEHAMRLLRSHAIDAGPFQPADRVRAALIVRLSQLAAGGSGVAIEIVDALAAMISANALPAVRRWGAIGTGDLHAFAATALTLAGERPTVTGMDAPVFKTWTAHDALPFISSNALTLGRAALSLARLDAQRQAALVVAALSCRAMSGNLEAFDHRVAAAAGSDGAEAVAAAMRTLTEGSGSQARIQDPYCLRAIPVLYAPLWDEAAHLRRTIELQISAPQENPLIVSAGDTSGRGDVAHNASFFASVLAHRLDSLRLAVAEPLALAVRRITLLHDPAFTGRDRFLAEGPSGSSGLMMHEYVAASALATARAAATPSALDSVVLSLGAEEDASFSTASVDQLEQQLDATAVILAAEWMSAVRALRQQGVTPSDLVSPLLRMALTQGNELGTDDHDADLDARLDAAIRRVESLGAAGHGAS, from the coding sequence ATGCTCGTACTGAACGGAACTCATCTCTCGCTAGACGAATTGGTCTCGGCCGTGCGTTCGCACGAAGCGGTGTCGCTTTCGGCTGAGGCGCGGGAACGGGTGAACCGCTCCCGCGAGCAGGCGGTGGATGCTGCCAGCAGGCGAGACGTCTACGGCCGAACCACCGGTGTGGGGGCAAATAAGACCGCGGCCATTGCCAAGGATGATTCCGAGCACGCCATGCGGTTGTTGCGGAGCCACGCGATCGACGCTGGCCCGTTCCAGCCGGCTGACCGGGTGAGGGCCGCACTGATTGTGCGGCTCTCACAGTTGGCGGCCGGCGGGTCTGGCGTTGCAATCGAGATTGTGGATGCGCTTGCCGCCATGATCTCGGCCAACGCCCTTCCCGCCGTGCGCCGGTGGGGTGCAATCGGTACCGGAGACTTGCACGCCTTCGCGGCAACAGCGCTCACCCTTGCGGGGGAGCGACCGACGGTGACCGGAATGGATGCTCCGGTGTTCAAGACGTGGACAGCGCACGATGCGCTTCCCTTTATCAGCAGCAATGCGCTGACGCTTGGGCGCGCGGCGCTTTCGCTCGCGCGTCTCGACGCCCAGCGGCAAGCCGCGCTCGTCGTTGCGGCCTTAAGCTGCAGAGCGATGTCAGGCAACCTCGAAGCGTTTGACCACAGGGTCGCCGCTGCGGCTGGGAGCGACGGGGCAGAAGCGGTGGCAGCCGCCATGCGGACGCTCACGGAAGGATCGGGCAGCCAAGCCCGCATCCAGGACCCGTACTGCCTTCGGGCGATCCCCGTTCTGTACGCGCCGCTCTGGGATGAGGCGGCCCACCTGCGCAGAACCATCGAATTGCAGATATCTGCGCCGCAGGAAAATCCACTGATCGTCTCTGCCGGCGATACGTCAGGCCGTGGCGACGTCGCCCACAACGCGAGCTTCTTTGCCAGCGTTCTTGCGCACCGACTCGACTCGCTTCGGCTTGCGGTTGCCGAGCCGCTTGCGCTTGCCGTTCGCCGCATTACGCTCCTTCATGATCCAGCGTTTACCGGCCGTGATCGATTCTTGGCTGAGGGACCCTCAGGCTCCTCTGGTCTGATGATGCACGAGTATGTGGCTGCCTCTGCCCTCGCAACGGCGCGAGCGGCTGCAACTCCTTCCGCACTTGATTCAGTGGTGTTGTCGTTGGGGGCGGAGGAGGACGCGAGTTTCTCGACGGCATCCGTCGACCAGCTCGAGCAACAGCTCGACGCCACGGCGGTCATTCTTGCCGCCGAATGGATGTCAGCGGTTCGAGCGCTGAGGCAACAGGGAGTCACGCCCTCCGACCTTGTGTCGCCGCTGCTGCGCATGGCCCTCACTCAAGGAAACGAGCTCGGCACCGACGACCACGATGCCGATCTTGACGCGAGGCTTGACGCCGCAATCCGCCGCGTTGAATCCCTTGGAGCTGCTGGTCACGGCGCTTCCTGA
- a CDS encoding ABC transporter permease subunit — MNFEWLARQSDYILGLVGWHIVLAVTPLILGLLIALPIGLLAHRKRIVYTPIIGTAGLLYTVPSLALFVLLPQVLGTRILDPLNIIVALTVYTVALLVRVVTDALASVPEETIQAATAMGYRGWQRFLLVELPVGIPVISAGMRVAAVSNVSLVSIAALLGIPQIGSLFTQGFQLRFYTPIIAGIILCLVLALVLDGIIMFITRRLTPWTPKVVTS; from the coding sequence GTGAACTTCGAGTGGCTTGCGAGGCAGTCCGACTACATCCTTGGGCTCGTCGGTTGGCACATTGTGCTTGCCGTGACTCCGCTCATCCTTGGCCTGCTGATCGCGCTTCCCATCGGCCTGCTCGCGCATCGCAAGCGGATTGTGTACACGCCCATTATTGGAACCGCAGGGTTGCTGTACACGGTTCCCTCGCTCGCGCTGTTTGTGTTGCTCCCGCAGGTGCTTGGCACGCGCATCCTCGACCCGCTGAACATCATTGTTGCGCTCACGGTATACACGGTCGCGCTGCTGGTTAGGGTCGTGACGGATGCGCTCGCCTCGGTTCCCGAAGAAACGATCCAGGCCGCAACGGCGATGGGTTACCGTGGCTGGCAACGTTTCTTGCTGGTTGAGCTGCCCGTTGGCATTCCGGTGATCAGCGCGGGCATGCGCGTTGCCGCCGTCTCGAACGTCAGCCTGGTGTCGATCGCGGCGCTCCTTGGCATTCCGCAGATCGGCAGCCTCTTTACGCAGGGCTTCCAGCTGCGGTTTTATACGCCGATCATCGCGGGTATCATCCTCTGCCTGGTGCTCGCCCTTGTACTCGACGGGATCATCATGTTCATCACCCGTCGCCTGACTCCCTGGACCCCGAAGGTGGTTACCTCGTGA